The segment TTCGTGCGCCGCCTGATCCTCGACCGCTATCGCCCCGAAACCCTGCTCAAGCGCGGCCGCCAGACCATCAGCGACGCGATCGGCATGATTTCCGGCCTGCCCCGCGACCTGATCCGACTGGGCAAGGAAATCCGCCAGGGCAAGTTCCGAATCAATCTGGACCTCAAACGTCTGGATGCCTTCGGCAAACAGATCGACCGCAGCGTCAATCGGCTGACCATGGGTATAGTGACAGGCGCGCTGATCATCGGTTCCTCGATTGTCATGACTGTTAACGCCGGCCCCAAGCTTTTCGGGTTGCCTTTCCTGGGTTTCATCGGCTTTTTGCTGGCCATGATCAACAGCATATGGCTTGTCATGTCGATCTGGCGGGCGGGCAAAATGGACTGAATTTCATACCATGGCCCCTGTTCAAGAGGACAGGCGGCATGACAAAACGGAGCGATTGACATCGCAAATGATAATGATTAGCATTTGCAAACATCAACCGTAACGAGGAGTTCGCATCGTGAATGCCATGCTGGTCGGAGCCGACACCCTGGGCAACATCCCTGACGTACTCAGCGGGTACGGCATTACCATCCAACGCCACCTGAGCGGCCGCAACCGCTCGCACCAACGCAAGCTCGACCGGCTGCCGGCCGGTACCGATCTGTTGATACTGTTCACGGATTTTCTCGGGCACAACGTGATGCGTCATTTCCGCGAATTGGCGCAGGAGCACAACATCCGCTTCATCGCCTGCCGCCGGTCCGTGTGCTCACTCAAAACCTGCCTTGACGGCGCGGGCATCGGTGAAAAAACCTGCGCGGCCTGCCCGAACGACTGTCCCAACGCGTCAAGGCGCAAGGCGCACTGACACGGGACCTTTCCCCGCGAAGCCATTCTGAAGCTCATGTTGCCGGGCCGCGCGCCCGGCTTTTTTTGCCCCCGCTCAGCCGCGGCAGAACGCCACGGCCTCTTCGAGACGCTCCACCGCATGGATTTCCAGGCCCTCCACCGGCTGTCGCGGAGCGTTCGCCCGGGGAACGATGGCGCGGGCAAAACCGAGCTTGGCCGCCTCCTTGAGACGCTCCTGGCCCCGCGCCACCGGCCGCACCTCGCCGGCGAGTCCCACCTCGCCGAATACGACGAGTTTTTCCGGCAGGGGGCGATTGCGCAACGACGACACGATGGAAAGGATGACGGCGAGATCCGCCGCCGGCTCGGCGATCTTCACGCCGCCGACGGCATTGAGAAACACATCCTGATCGAACGCCGCCACGCCGGCGTGGCGGTGCAGCACGGCCAGCAGCATCGCCAGGCGGTTCTGCTCGAGCCCGACGGTCAGCCGCTTGGGCTGGAAGCCGTGGCAATCATCGACCAGCGCCTGCACTTCGACCAGCAGCGGACGCGTGCCCTCCTGGGTGACCAGCACGCAGGAGCCGGCCACGTCGTCGCGGTAGGACGACAGAAAAATCGCCGAGGGGTTGGAGACGCCGCGCAGTCCGCGTTCGGTCATCGCGAAAATCCCCAGCTCGTTGACCGCGCCGAAACGGTTCTTGATGGCGCGGATCATCCGGTAACTCGAATGCGTGTCGCCTTCGAAGTACAGCACCGTGTCGACCATGTGCTCGAGCACGCGCGGACCGGCCAGCGCGCCTTCCTTGGTGACGTGGCCGACGAGGATGATGGCGGTGCCGGTTTCCTTGGCCATGCGCGTCAGCTGGGCGGCGCATTCGCGCACCTGAGACACCGAGCCCGGCGCCGAGGTCACCTGCTCGGTGTACAGGGTCTGGATCGAGTCGATCACCACGACTTCCGGCGCCTCCTTGCGGATGGCCGGCAAGATCGCCTCAAGCCGGATCTCCGCCAAAAAACGCACCCGCGACGGATCGACGGCGAGGCGCGAGGCGCGCAGGGCGATCTGCTGGGGGGATTCTTCGCCGGACACGTACAGCACCTTGCGGCGCTCGCCGGTGGCCGACAGCGCCTGCAAGAGCAGCGTGGATTTGCCGATGCCGGGGTCGCCGCCGATGAGGATCACCGCGCCGCGCACGATACCGCCGCCGAGCACGCGATCCAGTTCGTCGATGCCGCACGGATCGCGCGGCACTTCCTCGGCGGTCACATCAGAGAGCAACTGCACCGAAGAGCCGGTCGACCAGGACTGAAAGCGACCGCCGCCGGAGGCGGGGGAGGAAACGGTTTCGCTCAGGGTGTTCCAGGCGCCGCAATGCGGGCACTGTCCCTGCCACTTGGGCGTCTGCCCCGCGCATTCGCCGCAGGTGTATACGGTTTTTATCTTGGCCATTCGCCGTTCATTCGGCCGGCTTGGGCTCGGGCTTGGCCGCGCCCCTGCCGTCCTTCTGGTTCAATTCGTTGATCAGGTTGAGGATCTTGCGATTCTCGCCACCATGGCCCGCGCGTTTTTTGCTGTCCGACGCATTCTGCTTCTTGATGGCGGCAAGCACGGCCTCGACCTGAGGGTCGTTCTTGGCCATGCGATCCGCCTCTTCGCTCGTCAGGTGCTTGCGTTCGGCGCTTTGCGGCGCCGAAGCCGCGGCGGAGCGCGAAGCATCGGCCCGGGGCGCCTGAGCCGCCGGCGCCGATGCCACGGGCTCGGCGGGCCGCTCCATCTCGCCAAGCTTCTGCTTGACCATGTATTCCTGCATCTCGCGCCAGCCGGCGTAGATGGCCGCCTTGTCGGCATCGGGGTTGCGCAGGTAACACTCCTCGAGGGAGCGTCCGGTCTGACGGCATGCCGCTCCGATCGCCTTGTTGGCGTCTTTGGACAGGCCGGTCACATTGGTCAGCCAGTTGCAGGCCGACAGCGACAGGACAATGGGCAACAGCAAGAGCACCCGCATGGCGCGTCTCCTCAGGGTCGGACCGTACGCAAGTCAAGCTCGATGATCTCGCCGCTGCGACCACGGCTCTCGCGGCTCATCCAGAACAGAAAATGCGGCATGAGATCGGCAATCTGGGCGCGCTCGGTCTTGTCTTCTCCGGGATGGGTGCGGGTACGCTGCGGCGAATTGACCGGACCGGGCACCAGGAGGTTGACGCGCAAACCGGGGAACATGTCCCACTCGCTGGCCGCCACCTGCGTCAGGTAGCCCAACCCCTGCTTGGAGGCGCCGAACGCCCCCCAGAACGCGCCGGGATGCAGGCCGTGGGTTTCGCCGACGAACAGCACGGAGGCGTCCTCCGCGTCCTTGAGCAGGGGCAGGCAGGCCCGGGTCAGCGCGAACGGCGCGACGGTGTTGACCCGGTACTGGTTCATCCACTCCTCGATGCCCTGGTTGACCAGCGGCGACGAGGCGTAAAAGTGCGAGGCGCAGTGCACGATGCCGTCCAGGCGCCCGAACGTTCCCTTGATCTGGTAGGCCAGATTATTGAACTCCGTCTCCGTGGCGGTCAGCAGATCGAGGGTGATGGCGGCGGGTTCGGCAAGCCCTTCCCCGACAATGCCGTCGTACACGGCTTCCAGCCCGCGCACGCTGCGCGCGAGCAGCACCACGGAGGCGCCGTGGCGCGCATAGCATTCGGCCACGGCCCGGCCAATCCCCTGGGAAGCGCCGGTAACCAGAATCACCCGGCCGGCCAGACAGTCTTTTGCGAATTCGTTGATCATCTTCACTTTGCGTTCTGAGTAAAATCGTGCAGCAGGGCCCGAGCGGCGGAGATTCCGCTACGCACGGCCCCTTCCAGCGTGGCCGGATAGTCGGAGGCGACCCAGTCGCCGGCCAGATACATGGAGTGTAGCCCGAAGCGGGTCGCCGGACGAGCCAGGCCGACGCGCGCGGCGAAGGTGGCCCGCTTCTCGACGATGATCCGGTAGCGCTCCGGCTCGGGCAGCGCGGGGTCGATCTCCCGGACTTCCTGGACAAGCCGGCGGACCAGCACGTCCCGGTCGGCGACCTCGTCTTCCCGCGGCGCGCTGATCACCGCCGCCACCATGCCGGTCTCGCCGGTCAGCAAATCGCGGTCGAACAGCCAGTGGGCGCCATCGCGCACGCCGCACATCGAAACCGGCAGGTTGACCGGCACCGGGAATTGCAAGTACACGGTATATATCGGACAGTAATCGAATGCCTTGACGGCCGACAACAGTCCCTCATCGTCGACCAGTCCGTCCAGATGGTAGGGCGCCACGGCCAGCACCACGGCATCGAAGGTCTCGTCTCCGATTCGCCAGTTTCCGGCGTCGCCGGCAATCCCGGCGACCCGTTCGCCAAAACGCAGCCGCACCCCCTGCCCGCCAAGCCATGCGCAAGCCGGCAAGGGGAACAGTTCGGACAGATCGCTGCGCGGCAGCAGAAGATCGCTGTCGCCGCGCTCGCCGCCCAGGCTGTCGCGCAGGACATTGGCCAGAATCTGCGCCGAAGCGATATCGACGGGAGTATTCATCGCCGAGAGCACCAGAGGATGCCAGAACAGCCGGCACAGCGTGTCGCTCTGGCGTTCCCGCGCAAGCCAGCGCGAGACCGGCATGTCTTCGTCAAGCCGCCATCCGGCGAGCTTCAGGCGCGTCAGCGCGCGGGCCAGAAGGTATTTGTCCTTCCAGCCTATGCCGCGGGCAAGGACAAGACCCGCCAGAAGATGCAGCGGCGCCGGCAGCGGCGGGCACCACATGCGCAGGCCGCGCGGCCGGTACCAGCGCAATGAGGTGCGCTCGAACAGCGTTTCCGGATCCGCGCCGACCTTGCGCATCAGGGCCAGCGTGTCGCGATAGGCGCCGATCAGGATATGCTGGCCGTTGTCCAGGAAGCGCGAAGCGGTTTCGACCCGGCGCGCGCGCCCTCCCGCCTCGCGGCCCGCTTCGAAAAGCGTCACGTCGGCCGACCCCGCGAGTTCCACGGCGCAGGCAAGTCCGGACCAGCCGGCGCCGACGATGGCGACGCGCGGTGTCATGGGCGGTATCCGAACGTCCAGGTTTTCCAGGCGAGCCACAGCTTGCGCACCGGGGTCAGCGACAGGCGCTGATTGAGCACCTTGGCCGGCCCGTCCAGCGCGATCTCGTCGAGCGTGGCGCGGTAGATCGCCGCCATCAACAGACCGGGACGCTGCGCCTTGCGGTCGGCGGCGGGCAGCTTCGCCCAGGCCGCGGCATAACGCTCCCGGGCGCGCTCGATCTGAAACCGCATCAGCGCCTCGAACTCGGGCGTTTCCTTGCAGGACAGGATATCGGCGGCCGGAACGTTGAAGCGTTCCATCTCCTTCATCGGCAGATAGATGCGTCCGAGCCGGGCATCCTCGCCGACGTCGCGGGCGATATTGGTCAGCTGGAAAGCGATGCCGAGCTCGTGAGCGTAATCGAGCGTCGCCGGATCGACGAACCCGAAAATCCGCGCCGCCAGCTGACCGACCACACCGGCCACCTTGTGGCAGTACACCAGCAAGTCATCGATGCTGTCGTAGCGCGCGTACTTCAGATCCATCTCCATGCCGTCGATGATTTCCGCGAGCAGCGCCTTGTCCAGCGAGAAGGCTCCGACATGCGGAGCCAGGGCACGCGTCACGGGATGGTCGGGCTTGCCGTCGTACAGGCGGTCCAGTTCGCCGCGCCACCAGCCAAGCTTGGTACGGGCGACGTTCTCGTCGTGGCACTCGTCGACCACATCGTCGACTTCGCGGCAGAAGGCATACAGCGCGGTGATGGCGCGGCGGCGCGTTTCAGGCAGAAAGCGGAAGCTGTAATAGAAGCTCGACCCGCTGGACGCCGCCTTCTCTTGGCAATATTGATCGGGAGTCACGCCCCGCTCCTGTTCTGGTTATATCGTGGTTGTTCGGACTCAGCGCGCCAGCAGGGCGCGGCGAATCATGTAAAGCCAGTCTTTCCAGTTCAACACCGGGCGAGACGCGAACACGTCGCCGCCCGATTCGTGCAACCTGGACAAAATCCTGTCCCCCCCGAGGATGATCATGCGCAACTCGAATCCCAGACGCCCGGGCAGTTGGCGTCCGAGCGGCGCGCCGCCTTGCAGCATGCGGCGGGCGCGATCGATCTGGAACAGCATCATCGGCGTCCACATCGGCGACGGGCGGCCCGACGCGGCACCGGCGCCGATGTCCGCCTCGGTCAGGCGAAATCGCGCCAGATCCTCGGCGGGCAGGTAGACCCTGCCCTTCTTCCAGTCGACGGCCACATCCTGCAGGAAGTTGATCAACTGCAACGCGGTGCAGATGCCGTCGGACATCGCGACACGCCGCGAATCGGTCTCTCCGAATATCGCCAGCATCAGGCGTCCGACCGGATTGGCCGAGCGCCGGCAGTAATCGACCAGCTCGGCGAAGTTCTGGTAGCGGGTCTTGACCACGTCCTGGGAGAACGCGGACAAAAGGTCGTAAAACGGTTCGAGCGGCAAGTCGTGCGCGGCAATCGCCTCGCCCAGGCGCGCCATCATCGGCATGTGCGGCGCGACGCCATCGCGCACCCGGTCAAGCTCCAGCCGCAATTCGTCAAGCATCGCCAACCGCTCGGCGGCCGCCATCTCCCCCTCGTCGGCCACATCGTCGGCGTACCGTGCGAAATGATACACGGCATGCACGGCCTTGCGCATGCGGCGCGGCAACGCCAGGGACCCGACCGGAAAGTTTTCGTAGTGACCGACTGACATTCGCGTGCAGCCCGAAGAGTTGTAATGACAAAACGGATTATACCCTGACATTGACTTGAATATTTCACCGCCTGTCGCCGCATTTTCCCTTTACAAGCACAAATGCCGCACCTATAATGCGCCCCACTGTGTTTGGAACACGGGGCTATAGCTCAGCTGGGAGAGCGCTTGCATGGCATGCAAGAGGTCAGCGGTTCGATCCCGCTTAGCTCCACCAAAAACACTTCCCGGCAGTACCGACAAGTACCAGACAACCCGCACTAGCAAAGGCTATGCGGGTTTTTTGTTGCCTATCCGTTCCAGAGAATGCCAATTGAATCCGTGGGTATCAGGGGGTATATTTTTGGGTAGAAACCTATGTCATCAAGGTCGATACCCCCAACCCAATGAAAGGCTGACAGATGCCGCTCACCGATTCAGCAATCAAAAACGCCAAACCCAAGGCGGATGGCAAGATCGCAAAGTTCGCAGATGGGCAAGGTCTGAGTCTTCGGGTCATGCCCAATGGGGCAAAAACTGGCGCATGAAGTATCGCTTCGCAGGCAAGGAGAAGTTGCTTGCCATTGGCGTCTACCCCGAAGTGCCTTTGAAGGAAGCCAGACAAAAGCGCGAGGATGCCCACCGTCAGCTATCTGAGGACATCGACCCCGGTGTACACCGGAAAACCCAGAAGACCGCCAAGGCACTTCAAACAGAAAACCGTGTTGAGGCCGTGGCGCGCGAGTGGTTTGCCAAGCAGCAACCAACGTGGGCAGAAGGGCATGCCAGTAAAGTCATTCGCCGCTTTGAACTCGATGTCTTCCCATGGCTGGGCAGCCGACCTATTGCGGAAATAGAAGCGCCGGAGCTATTGGCCGCATAAGTGCCCAGCGGGTCAAAAGTCCAGCAGATCCGGGGCGATGCCCAGCGCACCTGCGATCATCTCACGATGCTCGGGAGACAGCTCGTCTAGGGCCTCGACCTTGGCATAGTCCGACACGCTGATGCCTGACAGCGCCGCGACGTCGGCCTGTGCTCGCCCCAGATGCTCGCGCCATGCTCGTGCCGGTGTCGCCCCATCAACCAGGCGCCTCACAACGTCGTGCGGAATCGTGCCGCCTCTTTTGTGCGGTTCGATCTTCTGCAGATCGTCGGCAATCTTGTCGCGCATCGTCTCAAGATCATAGTGAGCCTGCAAATTCAGCCATGATTGTGCATCAGTGCCGAAAAAAGCGGCAAGGCGCAGCGCAGTGTCTGGCGTGATGGAGCGCTTGCCGTGGACAATCTCATTGATGCGGCGCGGCGGCACGCCGATGGCTTTTGCCAACGCGTACTGAGACACGCCAATAGGCTCCAGCCAGTCAAGGGCAAGAATTTCGCCGGGGTGGGCTAATGGAGCTTCACGCATACAACCTCCCAAAGAGCCGGGGCTTCCGCCCCGGCCATCACGTCAATCAGTGGTAATCAACAATCTCGACATCGGAGGCAATCCCGTCCCGGAACCGAAAGCAAACGCGCTACCGCTCATTGATGCGGATGCTGTACTGTCCGATCCGATCCCCCTTGAGTGGTTCCAGCCTGTTGCCGGAAGGGTTCTCAAGAACTCGGATGTTTTTCGTGGCCCCGCCACGACAAGTCATGCCAGGGATTTCAACGGCTTGCCTGCCGGGCCTGGAAATGCCCTTGCCCCGCATAGCCAAGCAGGAGCAAATCCTCGGTAACCAGGACAGCCCCCAGGTGCCGAGCCGTGGCGACAATGATGCGATCCGCCGGGTCCGGATGGCACTCCCAAGGCAAACGCGTGCTAGCCACGGCAACATCCGGCGACAAGGGCGCAATGCGGATACCGGAGATCGACAGCGCCAGCTGCAGCCATTCCCCTACATCACGATCCAGCGACAAACGCCCCTTGCTGACCAGCATGGCGATTTCCCAAGGCGTGATAGCAGAAACATACAGGGTATCCTCCTGAGCGGCCTGCTCGATCAACTCAACGGTTCTGTTGGACAAACGACTGCTGTCACCCTGCATGAGCCATACCAGAACATGCGTATCAATCAAAAGACAAGTCAACGGGCGGCCTCCCAGTCGTTTTCCAAGGGTGCGACAATGTCCGCATCGAGCAGCACACTGCCCTTCAATGCGCCGAATAACTCGGCAGCCGGGGGAATCGGCACAACCTTGGCCACGGCTTTGCCATGTTTGGTAATCACAATAGGCTCCCTTGTCGCCGCCACATCGTCCAGCAATTGCAGACAGCGTGCCTTGAAGGCTCCAGCGCCAATAACGGTTTCCATACACACTCCAACCATGGTCATGAACTATGGTCTTAATCATAGCGCATTGTCGCGCGGACCGCGAAGTTCCTTTCATCCTCCCTTGAGGGATAGGCGTGGAGGTTTCTGCTCTTGTTGCACAAATTCGCCTGCGTGGCAGCTGGGTAAGATTGCGGCACACCCTAGCCCACGCGAAGCAGTAATGTTGTCATCGTTGTTGGCGCAAATCCCGCGCGATGAACCGGTAGCCAGCGTGAGCGACGATGGCGTTCAGGTTGGCCTGGCTATCGTATCGACGCGAAAGATCTTCGCCACCGCATCCGGGTCATCGAAAGACCGGTTGCGAACACTCCGATCGACGCGGCCCAGCTGTTCCAGCGAGAACGCCAGACGATCCGGATCGCACGCCAAATCCGCGCTCGCCACCCCGCAAACGCCCATCGACATCGCCACGGCAACCCCCGCACCCAAGGCAATGCGATCAATTCGCCCCTTTTGGTTCATCAAGACCCGCCTTGCCGTTCTTTTCATCACTGTCGTTGCCCCTTTCATTGGCCACAGGCGTGTCCTGGTCCACCTGCGCCATGCAGTCTATGCAACAAAAATGACAAAAACATTCACACGAAACCTCGGCGGAGACGCCATCGGTACCGGCAAAAAACGGGAAAGGAGAAGGAAGTGAAGACGCGGTGGCCAGTGACCACCGCGTCCTGTGTCACGACGCGGCGTTGCCGGATCGGGAGGATTGGAAAAGACGGCGCACCAGCACGAAGAACAGCGGAACGAGCAGGATGCCGAGCACGGTGGAGGCCACCATGCCGCCCAGCACGCCGGTGCCGATGGCGTTCTGGCCGCCCGAGCCTGCGCCGTTGGCCAGCGCCAGAGGCAACACGCCCAGGCCGAACGCCATCGACGTCATCAGGATCGGACGCAGCCGCATGCGCGCCGCCTCGACCGTCGCCTCGATGAGCTCCATGCCCTGCTCCTGAAGCGACTTGGCGAACTCGATGATCAGGATCGCGTTCTTGGTCGCCAAACCGATGGTGGTCAGCAAACCGACCTGGAAGTAGACATCGTTCGACAGGCCGCGCAACCAGGTCGCCAGCAAGGCGCCGGCCACGCCCAACGGCACCGCCAGCATCACCGAGAACGGAATCGACCAGCTCTCATACAGCGCCGCGAGGCAGAGAAACACCACCAGCATCGATAGCGCGTACAACAGCGTGGATTGGGAACCGGCGAGCCGCTCCTGGTAGGACTGGCCGGTCCAGGCATAGCCGATGCCGGCCGGCAGTTTCGCCGCGATCTCTTCCATCGCCTTCATGGCCGTGCCGGTACTGCGGCCCGGGGCCGCCTGCCCCATGATCTGGACGGAAGGCACGCCGTTATAGCGCTCGAGGCGCGGCGAGGCGTACGTCCACCGGGCCCGGGAGAACACCGAGAACGGCACCATGTCGCCCTTGCTGTTCTTCACGTACCAGCGATCCAGATCCTGTGGCTGCATGCGGTAGCGAGCCTCGCCCTGCATGTAGACTTTCTTGATCCGGCCACGGTCGAGAAAATCGTTCACATAGCTGCCGCCCCACACCGTCGAGAGCATATCGTTGACATCGGCCATATTCAGGCCGAAGGCGCCGGCGCGGGCCGGATCCACCTCCAGCCGGTACTGCGTGGTGTCGTCCATGCCGTTCGGCCGGACACCGACCAGATCAGGGTGCTTGGCCGCCATGCCAAGCAGCTGGTTGCGCGCCTCGACGAGTTTCGCGTGCCCCAGCCCGCCCCGGTCCTGCAGCTGGAAATCGAAGCCGGAGGCATTGCCAAGATCCATCACCGCGGGCGGCGCGAACGCGAACACCATCGCCTCGTGAATGCGCGAAAACGCCCCCATGGCCCGCCCGGCGAGCGCATGAACCTTCTGTTCGGCCGCCGGGCGCCGGCTCCAGTCCTTGAGCATCACGAACGCCATCCCGGCATTCTGGCCGCTGCCGCCGAAACTGAAGCCCGCCACGGAAAACACCGACTCCACATTCGCCTTCTCGCTGACCAGGAAATGGTCCTCGACCTTCTTGAGCACCTTGACGGTATCCTCCTGGGTCGAGTTGGGCGGCAGCTGCACCTGGGCGAACACGATGCCCTGGTCCTCGTCCGGCAAAAAGGACGTCGGCAGCCGCCAGAACAGCACCCCCATGATCGCCACGATGGCCAGATACAGCAGGGCGAAACGGCCGGTTCGGCCAAGAATCCCGCCGACCAGACCCCGATAGCGCTCGGTGCCGCGGTCGAACTGGCGGTTGAACCACCCGAAAAAGCCCTTGTGATACTTCTCGTGCTCCTTGTCCAGCGGCTTGAGCAAGGTCGCGCACAGCGCCGGCGTCAGCACCAGGGCCACCAGCACCGACAGCACCATGGCGGAGACGATGGTGATGGAGAACTGGCGATAGATCACGCCGGTCGATCCCCCGAAAAACGCCATCGGCACGAATACCGCCGACAACACGAGGCCGATGCCCACCAGCGCGCCGGTGATCTGGTCCATCGATTTGCGTGTCGCCTCCCTGGGCGACAGCCCCTCCTCGCTCATCACCCGCTCGACGTTCTCGACCACCACGATGGCGTCGTCCACCAGAAGGCCGATGGCCAGCACCACGGCGAACATGGTCAGCGTGTTGATCGAATAGCCGAAGGCGTACAGCACCCCGAAGGTGCCGAGCAGCACCACCGGCACGGCGATGGTCGGAATCAGCGTGGCCCGGAAGTTCTGCAAAAAGAGATACATGACCAGGAACACCAGCACGATGGCTTCGGCCAGCGTCACGATCACCTCGTGGATGGAAATTCTCACCACCGGCGAGGTATCGAACGCGTAGACCGTTTTCATTCCGGCCGGGTACTGTTTTTCCAGATCG is part of the Paludibacterium paludis genome and harbors:
- the hpnD gene encoding presqualene diphosphate synthase HpnD; this encodes MTPDQYCQEKAASSGSSFYYSFRFLPETRRRAITALYAFCREVDDVVDECHDENVARTKLGWWRGELDRLYDGKPDHPVTRALAPHVGAFSLDKALLAEIIDGMEMDLKYARYDSIDDLLVYCHKVAGVVGQLAARIFGFVDPATLDYAHELGIAFQLTNIARDVGEDARLGRIYLPMKEMERFNVPAADILSCKETPEFEALMRFQIERARERYAAAWAKLPAADRKAQRPGLLMAAIYRATLDEIALDGPAKVLNQRLSLTPVRKLWLAWKTWTFGYRP
- the hpnC gene encoding squalene synthase HpnC, which produces MSVGHYENFPVGSLALPRRMRKAVHAVYHFARYADDVADEGEMAAAERLAMLDELRLELDRVRDGVAPHMPMMARLGEAIAAHDLPLEPFYDLLSAFSQDVVKTRYQNFAELVDYCRRSANPVGRLMLAIFGETDSRRVAMSDGICTALQLINFLQDVAVDWKKGRVYLPAEDLARFRLTEADIGAGAASGRPSPMWTPMMLFQIDRARRMLQGGAPLGRQLPGRLGFELRMIILGGDRILSRLHESGGDVFASRPVLNWKDWLYMIRRALLAR
- the radA gene encoding DNA repair protein RadA — translated: MAKIKTVYTCGECAGQTPKWQGQCPHCGAWNTLSETVSSPASGGGRFQSWSTGSSVQLLSDVTAEEVPRDPCGIDELDRVLGGGIVRGAVILIGGDPGIGKSTLLLQALSATGERRKVLYVSGEESPQQIALRASRLAVDPSRVRFLAEIRLEAILPAIRKEAPEVVVIDSIQTLYTEQVTSAPGSVSQVRECAAQLTRMAKETGTAIILVGHVTKEGALAGPRVLEHMVDTVLYFEGDTHSSYRMIRAIKNRFGAVNELGIFAMTERGLRGVSNPSAIFLSSYRDDVAGSCVLVTQEGTRPLLVEVQALVDDCHGFQPKRLTVGLEQNRLAMLLAVLHRHAGVAAFDQDVFLNAVGGVKIAEPAADLAVILSIVSSLRNRPLPEKLVVFGEVGLAGEVRPVARGQERLKEAAKLGFARAIVPRANAPRQPVEGLEIHAVERLEEAVAFCRG
- a CDS encoding type II toxin-antitoxin system Phd/YefM family antitoxin, producing METVIGAGAFKARCLQLLDDVAATREPIVITKHGKAVAKVVPIPPAAELFGALKGSVLLDADIVAPLENDWEAAR
- a CDS encoding SDR family oxidoreductase, whose product is MINEFAKDCLAGRVILVTGASQGIGRAVAECYARHGASVVLLARSVRGLEAVYDGIVGEGLAEPAAITLDLLTATETEFNNLAYQIKGTFGRLDGIVHCASHFYASSPLVNQGIEEWMNQYRVNTVAPFALTRACLPLLKDAEDASVLFVGETHGLHPGAFWGAFGASKQGLGYLTQVAASEWDMFPGLRVNLLVPGPVNSPQRTRTHPGEDKTERAQIADLMPHFLFWMSRESRGRSGEIIELDLRTVRP
- a CDS encoding DUF2325 domain-containing protein translates to MLVGADTLGNIPDVLSGYGITIQRHLSGRNRSHQRKLDRLPAGTDLLILFTDFLGHNVMRHFRELAQEHNIRFIACRRSVCSLKTCLDGAGIGEKTCAACPNDCPNASRRKAH
- a CDS encoding phage integrase central domain-containing protein, with translation MAREWFAKQQPTWAEGHASKVIRRFELDVFPWLGSRPIAEIEAPELLAA
- a CDS encoding HigA family addiction module antitoxin, coding for MREAPLAHPGEILALDWLEPIGVSQYALAKAIGVPPRRINEIVHGKRSITPDTALRLAAFFGTDAQSWLNLQAHYDLETMRDKIADDLQKIEPHKRGGTIPHDVVRRLVDGATPARAWREHLGRAQADVAALSGISVSDYAKVEALDELSPEHREMIAGALGIAPDLLDF
- the hpnE gene encoding hydroxysqualene dehydroxylase HpnE, coding for MTPRVAIVGAGWSGLACAVELAGSADVTLFEAGREAGGRARRVETASRFLDNGQHILIGAYRDTLALMRKVGADPETLFERTSLRWYRPRGLRMWCPPLPAPLHLLAGLVLARGIGWKDKYLLARALTRLKLAGWRLDEDMPVSRWLARERQSDTLCRLFWHPLVLSAMNTPVDIASAQILANVLRDSLGGERGDSDLLLPRSDLSELFPLPACAWLGGQGVRLRFGERVAGIAGDAGNWRIGDETFDAVVLAVAPYHLDGLVDDEGLLSAVKAFDYCPIYTVYLQFPVPVNLPVSMCGVRDGAHWLFDRDLLTGETGMVAAVISAPREDEVADRDVLVRRLVQEVREIDPALPEPERYRIIVEKRATFAARVGLARPATRFGLHSMYLAGDWVASDYPATLEGAVRSGISAARALLHDFTQNAK
- a CDS encoding type II toxin-antitoxin system VapC family toxin, which codes for MTCLLIDTHVLVWLMQGDSSRLSNRTVELIEQAAQEDTLYVSAITPWEIAMLVSKGRLSLDRDVGEWLQLALSISGIRIAPLSPDVAVASTRLPWECHPDPADRIIVATARHLGAVLVTEDLLLLGYAGQGHFQARQASR
- a CDS encoding efflux RND transporter permease subunit; translation: MSRFFIDRPIFAWVIAIVIMLAGVMAITGLPVSQYPNIAPPQVSINASYPGASASTIENTVTQVIEQNMKGLDGLTYMSSTSDSAGGVTISLTFNANVNPDVAQVQVQNKLQLATPKLPQVVQKAGISVSKSVSNFLMVVGLVSENGNFNGADLDDYASANLLDPISRVDGVGGVQLFGAPYAMRVWLDPNKLFSYKFTPAEVSAAISAQNAEVSAGQLGGTPSVKGQKLNVTVTSQSLLRTPAQFGQIVLRVNDDGSVVRLKDVARIELGRESYDFVSRFNGKPATGIAVNLATGANALKTAQAVRETIADLEKQYPAGMKTVYAFDTSPVVRISIHEVIVTLAEAIVLVFLVMYLFLQNFRATLIPTIAVPVVLLGTFGVLYAFGYSINTLTMFAVVLAIGLLVDDAIVVVENVERVMSEEGLSPREATRKSMDQITGALVGIGLVLSAVFVPMAFFGGSTGVIYRQFSITIVSAMVLSVLVALVLTPALCATLLKPLDKEHEKYHKGFFGWFNRQFDRGTERYRGLVGGILGRTGRFALLYLAIVAIMGVLFWRLPTSFLPDEDQGIVFAQVQLPPNSTQEDTVKVLKKVEDHFLVSEKANVESVFSVAGFSFGGSGQNAGMAFVMLKDWSRRPAAEQKVHALAGRAMGAFSRIHEAMVFAFAPPAVMDLGNASGFDFQLQDRGGLGHAKLVEARNQLLGMAAKHPDLVGVRPNGMDDTTQYRLEVDPARAGAFGLNMADVNDMLSTVWGGSYVNDFLDRGRIKKVYMQGEARYRMQPQDLDRWYVKNSKGDMVPFSVFSRARWTYASPRLERYNGVPSVQIMGQAAPGRSTGTAMKAMEEIAAKLPAGIGYAWTGQSYQERLAGSQSTLLYALSMLVVFLCLAALYESWSIPFSVMLAVPLGVAGALLATWLRGLSNDVYFQVGLLTTIGLATKNAILIIEFAKSLQEQGMELIEATVEAARMRLRPILMTSMAFGLGVLPLALANGAGSGGQNAIGTGVLGGMVASTVLGILLVPLFFVLVRRLFQSSRSGNAAS